CTCGGCAGGCTGTTCGACGACACGAAAGGCACGATTTCGTCGAAAGGCATCATTTCCGACAAGCGGATGACGCCGCAGGTGTTCAGGGCCGATTATACGTCCGGTAAGAAGTCCTCCATGGTCGACATCCGCTTCAGCAACGGGGCGGTCTCCTCCACGCAAGTCGTTCCCGCTCCAGGCAAGCGCGATCCGAAGAGCTGGGTGCCGATCGGCGACGGAGACCTGAAATCGGTGCTCGATCCGATGGCCGCGACCGTCATCCATGCCGACAGCCTGGACAAGGTCTGCGGACGCACGGTCAAGTTCTATGATGGCGAGATGCGCGCCGACCTGACACTGACCTATGCCTCCAGGGGCTCGATCGCGGTGCCGGGCTACAAGGGCGACACGGTGACCTGCAAGATGGGATTCGAGCCGGTGGCGGGCTATCGCAAGGGACGCAAGGCACTGAACTACCTCAAGAACAAGAGCCGCATGCTGGTGACGTTTGCACCGGTCGGTCAATCCGGCGTATATGCCCCGATCCGCGCCACGGTCGGGACCCAGATCGGTCCGCTGACCATCAGCGCCGGACGGTTCGAAGCGGTAAATTAACTCAGTTTTACGCAATTCCGGACGGAAAACCGCAAGGCACTTTTCCTGGAATTGCTAGAGGCGCCGCCGCGCGCCGGCGGGGGAGATATGGGGCGCGCAACATTGATCGGGTTTTCGGCGGTCGCCATGTGGGCGCTGTTGGCGCTGCTCACCGACGCCTCGGGGCAGGTGCCGCCATTCCTGCTGTCGGCCATCACCTTCGCCATCGGCACCTGCGTCGGGCTGGCGGCCCGGCTAGTGATGCCGGCGCCCGACCGCAGTGAGAAGATCCCGCCACAGGTCTGGGTGATCGGCATAGCTGGCCTGTTCGGCTACCATTTCTTCTACTTCACGGCGCTGCGCAACGCGCCGGCGGTCGAGGCGAGCCTGATCGCCTATCTGTGGCCGCTGCTGATCGTGCTGGGTTCCGCGCTGATGCCGGGCGAGCGGCTGGCCTGGAACCATGTCGTCGGCGCGCTGCTCGGCCTTGCCGGTACCTTCCTGATCGTCACCAAGGGCGGCGGGCTGGCCTTCGATGCGCGCTATGCCTTCGGCTACGCGATGGCCGCCGTCTGCGCGCTGCTGTGGTCGTCCTATTCGCTTCTGTCGCGGCGCTTCCCATCGGTGCCGACCTCCATCGTCACCTGGTTCTGTTTGGCGACGTCGGTGCTGTCGCTGGTCTGCCATTTTCTGCTTGAGGAGACCGTGCTGCCCGACGGCCCCGGACAGTGGCTGGCCGTCATCGGGCTCGGCCTGATGCCGGTTGGCGCGGCCTTCTATGCCTGGGACATCGGCGTCAAGCGCGGCAACATACAGGTCCTGGGCGCCGCGAGCTATGCCGCGCCGCTGTTGTCGACGCTGGTGCTGATCGCCGCCGGCGTCGCCGAGCCGTCGCTGCGCATCCTCGCGGCCTGCCTGCTCATCACCGGGGGTGCTGCGCTGGCCGCGAAGTCTCTGCTGATGCGCAAGCCGGCGGTCAAGGAGGTGAACGCATGATGCCGTTTCCCGGCGGCATCGAGGCCAACGCCAACGCGACGCTTCTGTTCTCGTTCGTCGCGGCCGTGATCTACGCCTTTGCGCTCGACATGCCGGCGAAATGGACGCGCACGGCGGCAAAGACGCTTGCAGTCGCCTTGCTGGCCGTGCTTGCCGTCATGCAGGGCGGTCCGCTGCTGCTCGTCGCAGCGCTGGGCTTGAGCGCCATCGGCGACGCCTTCCTGTCGCGCGACGGCGAAAAGGCCTTCCTCGGCGGGCTGGCGAGCTTCCTCGCCGGCCATGTCGCCTATGTCGCGCTGTTCTCGCAGGCGGGTGGCGGGCTCCGACTGTTGAGCGCCGAATCCTGGCGGGGCGCGATCGCGCTCGCCATGGCCGCATTCAGCATCGTCATGCTTGCAGCGCTCTGGCGCCGCGTCGGCCCGCAACTGCGCATCCCGATCGCCGTCTATGTCGCGGCGATCCTCGCCATGGGCATTTCGGCGCTCACCACCGGCAGCGCATGGGTCATCGCCGGCGCGGTGCTGTTCATCGCTTCGGACGGGTTGCTGGCGACCGAGCGCTTCCTGCTCGCGGCGATCTCGCCGCAGCGCCTGTGGATGCGCTACGCGGTCTGGGTGCTTTATTACGCCGCCCAGCTGGCGATCACGCTGGGGTTTCTGCTGGCCTAGACCGGCCGCCAGCCGGGCTCAGCCAGCTCGAAAGCGGCGAAATCGAAGCCCGGCGCCACGGTGCAGCCGACCAGCGTCCATTCACCTAAGCTGCGCGCCGACTGCCACCAGCCGGCCGGTACGACGACCTGCGGCCGCTCGCCCGCGGCAAGGGCCGTGCCAAGCACCTGCTCGATGACCACGCCTGCGCCCTCCTCATGCATCGACAGCTCCAGCGGCGCGCCGGCATAAAAATGCCAGACCTCGGCCGCGTCCTTCACCCGATGCCATGCTGAAAGCTGGCCTTGCTCGAGGAGGAAGTAGATCGCGGTGGAATGACCGCGTGGGCCGCCTGCGGCGTCGCGAAACGTCTCGGCAAACCAGCCGCCCTCGGGATGCGGCTCAAGGCCTAGCGTTGCGATGATCTCGGCGGCGCTGGTCATTGGCGGTCTTTGGTTCGACGCATGTCGCTTTATGCGGTGGAGTTAGAAATTATCTTTGCGCTTGCGGATCTCGGCAAACACCTCGGCGTCGCCGGCTTTCTCCATGCCGAGATGCTTGCGGATCGCCGGGTCGTGCCAGCGCAGGAACGGGTTGGTCGACAGTTCCTCGCCGATGGTCGTCGGCAGCGTCGGCTTGTTGTCGGCGCGCAGCGCCTCGATCCTTGCCGCGCGCTGCCTCAGCAGCGGATTGCCCGGGTCGACCGTCACCGCGAAGCGGGCATTGGCAAGTGTGTATTCGTGGCCGCAATAGATGGCGGTTTCCGCAGGCAGCGCCGCCAGCTTCTTCAACGATTCATACATCACCGGCGGCTTGCATTCGAACAGGCGGCCGCAACCCAGCGCGAACAAAGTGTCGGCGGTGAAGGCCACTTTCGAGGCCGGCAGGTGGTAGGAGACATGGCCGGCGGTATGGCCGGGCGTCTCGATGACCTCGATCCGTTCCTCGCCAAGGCGCACGACCGAGCCCTGGCTGACCGTCTCGTCGATGCCGGGAATCTTTGCCTTCTCGGCTTCCGGGCCAATAATGCGCAGCTTGAAGCGCTCCTTGAGCGCCAGATTGGCCTCGACGTGATCGGCATGATGGTGCGTGGTGAGGATCAATGTCGGCGTCCAGCCGGTGCGCTTGATCGCCGCAAGGATCGGCACTTCTTCCGGCGCGTCGATGATCGCCGTCTCGCCGCTTTTGGGATCGTGGACCAGCACGCCAAAATTGTCCGTGCGGCACATGAACTGCTCGATCTCTACGGCCATCGGCATCTTTCTCCATTATCGCCGCAGACATAGGGCGACCGGCCGCCGATGTCATCCGGGTTTATCGAACTTGGCGCGTTTATCGAACTTGCGCCTTTGTTGAACTTGGCAGGCTTCACGGCTACCGTCCCGCGCATGCATTCGGACATCGTCGACCTGCGTTCCTTCTACTCGTCCACGCTCGGGCGTCTCGCCGAGCGCTCGATCACCATGGCGCTGTCGTCCATCTGGGCAACTGTCCCCAACGAGCGGCTGGTCGGCCTCGGCTACGCGCTGCCATGGCTGGAACGCTTCGGCACCGATGCCGAGCGTGTCTTCGCTTTCATGCCGGCAACGCAGGGCGCTGTGGTATGGCCGGCGTCAGGACCGACGGCGACGGCGCTGGTCTTCGACGAGGAACTGCCGCTGGTCGATTCCTGCATCGATCGCGTGCTCCTGGTGCATTCGCTCGAGCACGCCGAAAACCCGCGCGAGACGCTGAACGAAATCTGGCGCGTGCTGTCGCCGGCGGGCAGAGTCGTCATCGTCGTGCCCAACCGGCGCGGCGTCTGGGCGCGCTTCGAGCACACGCCCTTCGGCAACGGCCGGCCGTTCTCGCGCGGCCAGCTGACCGAGTTGCTGCGCGAGGCGAACTTCACCCCGGCGACCTGGAGCGATGCGCTGTTCTTCCCGCCGTCGCCGCGGCGTTTCATGATGCGGTTCCACAATGTGCTGGAGCGGGCCGGCCGCCGGTTCTGGCCGATCTTTTCGGGCGTCATCGTCGTCGAGGCGCAGAAGCGGCTCTACCAGGGCGTGCCGGTCGCCCAGCGCGCCTCGCGCCGCGTCTTCGTGCCAGTCTTCTCGCCACAGGGCGCGACGCGGCTCGGACGCAAGGCGGCGGACGTCGCCGCCCGACGGGTGACGCGTTCGTGATCGGTGTCGCGCCTTGTCCTTTACCCCCATCGCCACCCTATCTGAGGGAAAGCTTCGCGGCGCGGCTCCGTTGATCGCGCCCGAAATCAGGGATGTCCTTTATGGCTGACCAAATGGACTACAAGCCAGGCGCCGAGCAGGCTGCGTTCTCGATCGAGACCAGCAGCCTTTCCGACCAGCTGGCCACGATACGCATGGCGCTGAAGACCTCGCCGGTGCGCCGGCCGCTTGCCTGGGTCAGTGTCGGCATCGTCGCCGTCATCATCGCGACCTCGATCGGGCAGGTTCTGCTCAACCGATGGAACCAGCCTTTCTACGATGCGCTGGCGCGGCGCGACCTCGGGGGCTTCCTGCACCAACTGATGATCTTTGTGGAAATCGCCGGCAGCCTGCTGGTGCTCAATATCGGCCAGACGTGGCTCAACCAGATGATCCGGCTGAAGCTGCGCGAGGCGCTGACGCTCGACCTCATCGATGAATGGATGGCGCCGGCCCGGGCCTTCCGGCTCGCCCATGCCGGCGCCATCGGCGTCAATCCCGATCAGCGCATGCAGCAGGATGCCGCCCATCTGTCGGATCTGTCGACCGACCTTGGCGTCGGCCTATTGCAGTCCTTCATCCTGCTGGCGTCCTTCGTCGGCGTGCTCTGGCAGCTCTCTTCCGGCTTCGTCTTCCATATCGGCGGCCATTCGATCACCATACCGGGCTACATGGTCTGGGCTGCGGTCCTTTATGCCGGCATCGCGTCCTGGCTGAGCTGGCTGGTGGGCCGGCCGCTGATACGCTTCAACAGCGACCGCTACACCCGCGAGGCGGAGCTGCGCTCCTCGATGGTCCGGGTCAACGAGAATGTCGATGCGATCGCTCTGGCCCATGGCGAGGCCGATGCCAGGCGCCAGCTGGAGCTCGACCTCGGCACCGTGCTTGGCGCTATGCGGCGTATCTACAGCGCCCAGATCAACCTTTCCTGGGTCACCGATGCCTATGGCTGGATCACCGTGGTAGCCCCGATCCTGGTGGCCGCGCCCGTCTATTTCGCGGGCGACATCAGCTTCGGCGGCTTGATGATGGCGGTGGGCGCTTTCAACCAGGTGAATTCCTCGCTGCGCTGGTTCATCAACAATATCGGCGCCATCGCCGACTGGCGGGCAACGCTGATGCGCGTCGCCGACTTCCGCATCGCGCTTGGCGAAACGGACATCCTGCACGACAAGGAAAAGCGAATCGAGGTCGGCGAGAATCCGGACGGCAAGCTGACATTCGACGAGCTCGAAGTCGCCTCGCCCGACGGCTGCACCCGGCTTGCCGAGACGAGCGTCGAAGTCCATCCGGGCGAGCATGTCATGATCACTGGCGATCCGCGCGCCGGCAAGACGCTGTTCTTCCGCGCCCTTGCCGGCCTGTGGCCCTGGGGAGGGGGCCGCATCGGCATGCCCGACGGGGAGAAGCCGTTCTTCGTACCGCGCACGCCCTATTTCCCGCTCGGTTCGCTGCGCGATGTGCTGAACCACGCCGAGGGCGTCAAGATCGACGACGCCGAGATCAAGGCCGTGCTCGGCGAGGTCGGGCTGGAGCGCCTGTCGTCCCAGCTCGACCGCTCGGCGCGCTGGGAGCGTGAGCTGGCGGACGACGAGCAGCGCCTGCTGGCGTTTGCCCGGCTGGCGCTGCGGAAGCCGAAATGGGTCATCATCGACGAGGCGCTGGACACGTTGGACGGCGCGACGCTGCGGCGCGTGCTGGCGATGCTGCAGGCCAGGCTCCCGGATGCAGCAATCCTCAATATCGGGCGCGGCCTGCACAACAACCAGTTCTTCCCGAGGGCCTTCACCATCGTCAAGGACGTCTGCGGCCCGGCGCTCAAGCCGGCGCGCGTCCGCGCCGGAGCGATCGAGCCGCCGCCCCAGGCGGCGCGCCGCAAGAAATAGCTTTATTTTGCCGCGATCGCCGGGAAGAATCGCCGGCGTCGACAGAACGCCTGCAGCCATGCTCGAGATGCTCAGCCTGCTTGCCTGTTTCGCCTGCGCCGAGGCGGCTTCGTTGCCCGCGCCTGGCGGCGGCACGCCGGTCGATGTGGAGCTGGTGCTTGCCGTCGACATTTCGCAGTCGATGGATGAGGAGGAGTTCGCGCTGCAGCGCGCCGGTTATGTCGAGGCGCTGCGTCATCGCGATTTCATCAACGCGGTTCGTTCGGGAACGAACGGGCGCATCGCGCTTGCCTATTTCGAATGGGCAGGGGTGGTTCGCGACGACGGCGTCATCGCCTGGCAGGTCATTGACGGCGAGGGCAGCGCCAACGCCTTCGCCGACAAGATCGCCTCCCGGCCGTTCCGGAGCTTTCGCGGCACCTCGATCTCGGGCGCGCTGGGCTTCGGCACCGGGCTCCTGGAGAAAAGCGCCTTTTCGGCGCCGCGCAGGGTCATCGATATATCGGGCGACGGCCCCAACAATACCGGACGGCCTGTCGCCGCGATCCGCGATGCCGCCGTTGCCGAGGGTATCGTTATCAACGGCCTGCCCATACTCATCAGGCCGTCGCCGAGCGTCAGCCGCCTCGACCGATACTATGCCGATTGCGTGACCGGAGGAGACGGTTCCTTCGTGCTGCCGATCTACGCGGCGTCCGAATTCTCGACCGCCATCCGCCGCAAGCTGATCCAGGAGGTGAGCGGCCTCGCCGACGCCAGATCCATTCGCGTCCAGGATGCAGCGCCCGTCGATTGCCTGCTGGGCGAGCGCCTGCGGCAGCGGTTCTCCGATCCGTATTTTCCGGAACTCGACCGATAGCGGTCTTGCGGCCGCATCAGACCGCGCGGGGGCCGTATTTGGCGCGGAACTCGTCGTAACAGTCGCGCCGCCAGCGGCGGCCGATGACATAGCCGCGCAGCAGTTGCGGCAGCGAATAGCCGAGCGCGTTTGACGAGCGGTTGGCTAGGTAGCCGGAAAAGGCCTGCTGCAGCCGGCCCTTCAATGTGTCGGCGATGATCTGGCGAGCGATCATAAAGGGCGGGACATCGGGATAGCGGTCGGCGATATAGGGATGCTTGTCGATCAGGTTGGCATAGGCCGCGACATAGCCGTCGCGCCGGCGGGAGATCGAGTTCTCCGAATTGTACTTCTTCCAGTCGATGTCTTCGGACAGCTGGGCGCCGCCGCGGCGGGCAAAGCGCAGCAGAAGGTCGAGATCCTGCATGCGCGTGATGTCGCTGTCATAGCCGCCGATCGCCAGCAGCGATACGTGCCTGGCGGTGATTGCCGAGCCGGCGATGAAAATAGTCTGCGAGACCAGGGCGCGCTGCAGCGCGCTTTTATCAAGAAAGGCCTCGCGGTTGATGCATTTGGTGCTGCGGCTGCCCTTCAGCGACAGGAACGAGCTGATCAGGACCTCGAGCGAGGGATTCTGGTCGAAGCGCGCCAGCGTCCGCTCCAGCCGGTCCGGCAGATAGACGTCGTCCGAATCGAGGAAGGTCACCACGGGCGCCCGCGCGCGCTCGATGCCCGCGTTGCGGGCGGCATTGGCGCCGCGCCATTTGGCGCCGACATAGATCAGCCTCGGGTCACGGATCTCGGCCAGCGCGGCGGCCGTCCCGTCGGTCGAACCGTCGTCGACCACGATGTGCTCGAAGCGGGTAAGTGTCTGCACCAGAACGCTTTTCACCGCACGTACGACCTGACTGCGCCGGTTATGGGTCGGCGTGATCACTGAGATCAGCGGAACGTCCTGGTTCGACATCGGGCTGCCACCGGTCGGATCTGGCGCGTGTCGGATGGGTTTGATGGCTATGTTTCCCACCTGTGATTTGCGGTCGACGCTACAAAAAAGCCACCTGTGTGTCACGCCGAGCCGGCCGAGAAATGCGAAACGGGGGGCTTTTCCGCAACGTTGCGGTTTGATGGCAACACAATCGGCCTTCCGGTCCGCGGAGGCCGTCCGCCGGCAAGAGCCGGCGGTGAGAATCATGCGTTCATGGAACCGATCGCGCGGCGGCGTCAGCGCCTGAGCAGAAACACCGCTTGCTGGCCGAAGAAGTTCCAGAACCACCACGGCATCGACAGGCCGATCTTCTGGCCGTTGGCGTCGAGCGCGGTCGCCTT
This region of Mesorhizobium sp. M2A.F.Ca.ET.046.03.2.1 genomic DNA includes:
- a CDS encoding cupin domain-containing protein, translated to MTSAAEIIATLGLEPHPEGGWFAETFRDAAGGPRGHSTAIYFLLEQGQLSAWHRVKDAAEVWHFYAGAPLELSMHEEGAGVVIEQVLGTALAAGERPQVVVPAGWWQSARSLGEWTLVGCTVAPGFDFAAFELAEPGWRPV
- a CDS encoding methyltransferase domain-containing protein → MHSDIVDLRSFYSSTLGRLAERSITMALSSIWATVPNERLVGLGYALPWLERFGTDAERVFAFMPATQGAVVWPASGPTATALVFDEELPLVDSCIDRVLLVHSLEHAENPRETLNEIWRVLSPAGRVVIVVPNRRGVWARFEHTPFGNGRPFSRGQLTELLREANFTPATWSDALFFPPSPRRFMMRFHNVLERAGRRFWPIFSGVIVVEAQKRLYQGVPVAQRASRRVFVPVFSPQGATRLGRKAADVAARRVTRS
- a CDS encoding ABC transporter ATP-binding protein/permease, with amino-acid sequence MADQMDYKPGAEQAAFSIETSSLSDQLATIRMALKTSPVRRPLAWVSVGIVAVIIATSIGQVLLNRWNQPFYDALARRDLGGFLHQLMIFVEIAGSLLVLNIGQTWLNQMIRLKLREALTLDLIDEWMAPARAFRLAHAGAIGVNPDQRMQQDAAHLSDLSTDLGVGLLQSFILLASFVGVLWQLSSGFVFHIGGHSITIPGYMVWAAVLYAGIASWLSWLVGRPLIRFNSDRYTREAELRSSMVRVNENVDAIALAHGEADARRQLELDLGTVLGAMRRIYSAQINLSWVTDAYGWITVVAPILVAAPVYFAGDISFGGLMMAVGAFNQVNSSLRWFINNIGAIADWRATLMRVADFRIALGETDILHDKEKRIEVGENPDGKLTFDELEVASPDGCTRLAETSVEVHPGEHVMITGDPRAGKTLFFRALAGLWPWGGGRIGMPDGEKPFFVPRTPYFPLGSLRDVLNHAEGVKIDDAEIKAVLGEVGLERLSSQLDRSARWERELADDEQRLLAFARLALRKPKWVIIDEALDTLDGATLRRVLAMLQARLPDAAILNIGRGLHNNQFFPRAFTIVKDVCGPALKPARVRAGAIEPPPQAARRKK
- the gloB gene encoding hydroxyacylglutathione hydrolase codes for the protein MAVEIEQFMCRTDNFGVLVHDPKSGETAIIDAPEEVPILAAIKRTGWTPTLILTTHHHADHVEANLALKERFKLRIIGPEAEKAKIPGIDETVSQGSVVRLGEERIEVIETPGHTAGHVSYHLPASKVAFTADTLFALGCGRLFECKPPVMYESLKKLAALPAETAIYCGHEYTLANARFAVTVDPGNPLLRQRAARIEALRADNKPTLPTTIGEELSTNPFLRWHDPAIRKHLGMEKAGDAEVFAEIRKRKDNF
- a CDS encoding DUF3108 domain-containing protein, whose translation is MLRPSHAFATLLALAVPATSFAAPSPQSFKGEYTVSYLGLSIARATFSSRYVGDTYAINGTVSAAGLGRLFDDTKGTISSKGIISDKRMTPQVFRADYTSGKKSSMVDIRFSNGAVSSTQVVPAPGKRDPKSWVPIGDGDLKSVLDPMAATVIHADSLDKVCGRTVKFYDGEMRADLTLTYASRGSIAVPGYKGDTVTCKMGFEPVAGYRKGRKALNYLKNKSRMLVTFAPVGQSGVYAPIRATVGTQIGPLTISAGRFEAVN
- a CDS encoding DUF1194 domain-containing protein codes for the protein MLEMLSLLACFACAEAASLPAPGGGTPVDVELVLAVDISQSMDEEEFALQRAGYVEALRHRDFINAVRSGTNGRIALAYFEWAGVVRDDGVIAWQVIDGEGSANAFADKIASRPFRSFRGTSISGALGFGTGLLEKSAFSAPRRVIDISGDGPNNTGRPVAAIRDAAVAEGIVINGLPILIRPSPSVSRLDRYYADCVTGGDGSFVLPIYAASEFSTAIRRKLIQEVSGLADARSIRVQDAAPVDCLLGERLRQRFSDPYFPELDR
- a CDS encoding EamA family transporter, producing the protein MGRATLIGFSAVAMWALLALLTDASGQVPPFLLSAITFAIGTCVGLAARLVMPAPDRSEKIPPQVWVIGIAGLFGYHFFYFTALRNAPAVEASLIAYLWPLLIVLGSALMPGERLAWNHVVGALLGLAGTFLIVTKGGGLAFDARYAFGYAMAAVCALLWSSYSLLSRRFPSVPTSIVTWFCLATSVLSLVCHFLLEETVLPDGPGQWLAVIGLGLMPVGAAFYAWDIGVKRGNIQVLGAASYAAPLLSTLVLIAAGVAEPSLRILAACLLITGGAALAAKSLLMRKPAVKEVNA
- a CDS encoding lysoplasmalogenase family protein, with amino-acid sequence MMPFPGGIEANANATLLFSFVAAVIYAFALDMPAKWTRTAAKTLAVALLAVLAVMQGGPLLLVAALGLSAIGDAFLSRDGEKAFLGGLASFLAGHVAYVALFSQAGGGLRLLSAESWRGAIALAMAAFSIVMLAALWRRVGPQLRIPIAVYVAAILAMGISALTTGSAWVIAGAVLFIASDGLLATERFLLAAISPQRLWMRYAVWVLYYAAQLAITLGFLLA
- a CDS encoding glycosyltransferase family A protein, producing the protein MSNQDVPLISVITPTHNRRSQVVRAVKSVLVQTLTRFEHIVVDDGSTDGTAAALAEIRDPRLIYVGAKWRGANAARNAGIERARAPVVTFLDSDDVYLPDRLERTLARFDQNPSLEVLISSFLSLKGSRSTKCINREAFLDKSALQRALVSQTIFIAGSAITARHVSLLAIGGYDSDITRMQDLDLLLRFARRGGAQLSEDIDWKKYNSENSISRRRDGYVAAYANLIDKHPYIADRYPDVPPFMIARQIIADTLKGRLQQAFSGYLANRSSNALGYSLPQLLRGYVIGRRWRRDCYDEFRAKYGPRAV